In Miscanthus floridulus cultivar M001 chromosome 8, ASM1932011v1, whole genome shotgun sequence, the sequence GGTTCTCGTCACTGGACTGCTCCCTCAGCACCGGGCACACAAAGACAGAGTGATACTGAAATTCTGGCCCGATGTCTATGGGGACAGGGAGCTGCTTCATAACTTGCCATTCCTGCTTCTTCGCAGCCATGACTTGTGTCAGCTTCAGCAGAGTCGGTAGTCCTTGAAAACCAGCTGATACTGCAACACTCAGTGGGCTCTCCCTAGACTGGCCCAGAAGGCTACAGAATTGATAGGTGAGCTCCTCAGCTAACTTCTCCCAATGCGCAGATGACATTAACTCAGAATATGGGGATTGATCCAACCGGCCAACCCATAGAAGGCAAGCCATTAGCTTCTGGAATTCTTCCTTGTGCACGGCTGCAAAGGGGACCAAGTGAGTCCTAGCATATAAAAGAGCGTCATCTTTGGCCTCATCCCTACTTCCTTTGGACAGTATTTCAACAAACTGAAGCTGATAAAGCTTGAACTCAAGCATAGACCCATTCTGCAACAGCTGGTCATGGTTTTTGGCAGCCCAACTGAGGGCAGGCTCGAGGTTTCTCGCTTTCATGGCTTCAAGGATAGCATACATCTCCTGAAATGGTAGCTTCAAGGAAGCTCCACCTAATTCCCCACAATCATGGACGAACATATCACCAAGATCAAAGAGGCCTTGGCGGTAGAAATGATTCGCTATGATATTGTTTACTGTATGAACCTCAAAATCCACATTTCTGTATGCCTTAGATATATCTGGATTGAAAGACTTCTCAAGGACCTTGAGATATTTGCTCAGGGCACCATTGAGCTCCTTTTGGCTGCCTTCAAGTTGGTTTAAAGGTGCCATTTCATTCAGCTTAGCTTTCAGTTCTGCGAGGATAGATGGGTGGTCAACATTTCCAGTAGAATCTGTATTCATCATCTGCAGCTTCACAATAGCCTGCTCAACTTCATTCACTATTTGATCAACAACTTCCAGAGCTTTAGCAGAAGATAATGAACGTTTCTCAGCAACTCGATCAAATCCCTCTCTGAGGCTGTCGATCTCCATTAGCAGCTATCTGGATATGACCAAAAACATGTAACCAATTATTTCATTAAGAAAATCACTATCAAGAACATTagaaagatgcatcacataaaatcaAACTGCTAATAGATCACTATACTTCAGAAATAAAAAATCATAGCATAGGTTCAACATGGAGACCAGCCCAATGCATGACTGACCTCGAGTCTATCTATACATATGTCAGCAGATAGGCTAGCATACAAGTATATGGTCTGCATTTTAGACAGCAGATAAGTTTGCAAATCACATTAACGCAGGAACTAATATGTTTTCATGAAGAATATTTAAGAGCTACTAGAAAGGTAACAAAGCAATGAATGGCCAATGGTCTTAAGGTTGGCAAGGCAAGAAATGGTAACAAATGCCTACGTGACACCATACACATTGTAAGAAACAGCAAAACAGAAGCagggagagaaggagaagaaaaatgaaAAGGAGAAAAGTGAAATGGATTGCTTGGGACTGAAGGGTTTTGTTGCTGTAGTAGTAAAAAGAGGAGGAGGACGGAAAAGAGATGGGGCTGGCCCAGACAATACTTTTAGCAATAATTTTGTGCGTGCATGAATGTGTCCAGGTTCAGCAAGTGTCTAGGTTATTTGCTATTATTGCTACCTAGATATCAGCTTATAGATAATAATGGGCAGATCATAAAGGCATTGAATGCGTTAATTAGGATATTATTATACCATACTTGAATGTAACATTCAGCTCTGTATAAATAGAGGAAAAAACAGAAAAGCTGCAGGCATTCCACCAGCAACAATCCAATGTCCGTTTGTGTCTTGTGTGAGTGTCCTGGGCATAATCTTGGAGGGCTGTAGCTGTCAAATACACCCCTTAAACTACAGTAGATATGATGTAGGCCCCGACCTTCAAGCAGCGCTTTTACCTCAATGCGATTCAGCGCCACCACACCACCACTCCCCTCCTCACCCCAGCAGTCCGACCATCACTCATTTTCCTGCTGCTCCCCCTACCCCCCACCCCACTGCCACCGACAGGATGACTACCCCTTCTTTGATTCCCTCTCACACTTCTTTCTTCTACACTCTTCACTGCTTTGGCAAACTATCAGGAACACACCCAGGCTTGTAGGAGAGCCTTATCGCCTAGGGAACAACACCCACGAGGGGATAAACCTTGCGCAGTGGTTAGATGAAACTATGCATTGTGTTCTGGTAAGTAACTCGGATTTACACCAACTCCCATGTCCCTCTAGAATTTCCTTCACGTTTTTAGCACCAGTATACTCGGAAGTATGCACTGACCTCTTCTCATCATTCAGGCATTCAAGTATGGCAGGAACAATGATAAAaaacaattcatcatcatcttcttcttccatctGTATGAATTTCCTAATTTTCTCCTTCCTAGAGCCCATTATCTAAAAGTTGCAAATAGAAACAAGCTGAGATATTGGCCTACTTACGTATTTATAAATTTAAAAATTAAGCTAGCTGACATAACTAGCTACAATCTGCAACACAAACTGAACTGCAGAGGGGTCAAGTTAGACTCCATCTGCAACCAGCAAGAACTAAACTTAACTAGCACAAGAAGAGACAAGTTAGTTGTTGTTTCGAAAACTATTGTTTCAAGTTGCTGCTGTTTCTGAAAATTGCTGTTTCAGAAACACCAAACAGACAAGAATGCATAGTCTTAATTTTtgcagaaataaaaaaaaaatgcaGAAATCAATAAACAAAGAAATCAGCACAGAGAAATCAGTGACCAAGCCCTTTAAACAAAGTTCGGCTAGGCGCTAGGCGGAATCTAGGCGCTAACCCATTGCCTAGCGCCTAGTCGGGAGTACTCGGTCCTAGGCGCTCCTAGGCGTTTTCCTAGGCGTTTTGGCAATATAgccataaattatatatatatatatattatgtatataacTAGTAGTTAGTAAATTAGTCAATAGACAGCTAGCTgttaaaaaaaaatagaaaacactaAGTTGTGACTTATCTGGATGATTTCAGCAGCCTCCCATGTAATTGGGCCATATGAGCACACCATATCAGTCGTTGGGCCATCAACACCACATACCCCATgtaatttcagcccaataatgaAGGCCCAGGCAACAGCAAACCTAACCCTCCGCCTCTGCTCCTATCCGCCTCCCTCCGTCCCTCGCACGAGCGCGCGCCCGCAGCCGCACCCGCGCCGCCGCAcgggaggaggagaggagccTGCCAGCCGCCTGTCGGCGCCACCTAGCCGGACAGCGCTGCGCCGCACGCCATTCCGCGGCGCACCAAGCCCTCCCGCCGCGCCGCTGCCCAGGCGCCCATCCCATCCTGGCCCCGGCATCCCGCAGGCGCAGGGTGCGGGCCACACCACCGCAGAGCGCCACGCCGGCCGTCCCTGCCCTCCAGGCTCCAGCTCCAGCTGGCTCGAGCCCGGCGCCGGCGGCCCCTGCCCTCCAACAGTCCAGCTCCAGGCCCCTTTGGCCGCCCTCCGCGCCGCCTAGCGCTGCCTAGCGCCGCGATGCGCGACTATGCCCCTAGTCGTGGCGACGGGCTTCGCCCAGCGACTAGGCGCGCGTAGTCGCCGAGTAGTCGCCGCCTAGCCGAACTTTGCCTTTAAATAACAACTCAAGTTATATAATAGCACATAAATGATCAGGTTGGCTAGTTAGTTTACACATGGTACTTTTAGTTCTCCAACAGCAACCAAAATAACGTGTCTAGGAAATATATACAGTGAGTGAAGTACTGCTGTTTCAGAAACACCAAACAGACAAGAGCACGACTTGATAAAGAAAATATTAATTGGCATGCATAGTCTTAGTTTTTGCAGAAATCAGCAGCCACTACTAGTAATGAACACAGAGCACATCAATCAGAACTGAATTACACTACTAGTATTCTAGTAATGAACACAGAGCACATCAATCTGACCTTGGCCCTCTCCTTGGTGCACAACGAATATCACTTGGTGAGCCTCACCTTCCTTTGGTGGATCAGGAACACGAAATTAATCTGTAAAAGTGCACAGGAAAGCGTCACATTCAGCTAGCTTGTACACAAACAAGATCCACTGCTTTTAATCATGATCAATATGTGGCAACATAACAAATATGTGGCAAAAGTTCTTAATCAGTCAATTAATGTAATTTCTGGGACCCACCATCTCCTGCTGCTAAAGCTTGCAAATTTCTCCAGAAAAAGCTTACTAACGCCTGACTAAggtgtttttaaaaaaaaaaaaagaaccgtAGTGACCAAGCCTTTTTTGTGCTCTCCTACAGTCCTACATGTGTACATGTATTGGACATATGTTGTGAGTCAGACTGGAAGGACCTTAGCCAGCAATCACGCAATGCAGTAGCAAATCAGCACTTGGAGCGACTCGATAAAACCTACTGGACCAGACTGGGGTTCCTAATGATAGTGCAAAAAAGAATATTTTGTTCAAGATAGACGCTTGCTTGTGGACTGTTTAATATATACTAGCCTGCAATAATTGATCGATAGCTAGGCACACATAAATTAGTTTGTTCAAGATAGTTAGCAGAGGAAGACGGCAGGTATGTAACGATAGAAAATGGTACTGCTGGAAATAATAGATGAACACTATTCAGAGGGGACAGTACCGCAAGCAATTGGCTCTTTCCAGTGAAGAAAGTTTCAATCTTGCGGCTTCTATCTTGTCAATTTGGCTACCATGGTTGCTCAAGTGAGTGCAAAATCTCTAAGCTCTATATATCATGGAAGAAGCCCTAGTGAAGCACTAGTAATTGCAAGAACCACCGCCATTCATCCATGCATATATAGCAGATCTATCTAACAACAAAAATAGAATAGATGAGGACGCGTCCAGCCTGTGACTAGCATACCACACACGGGTCAACTGGCCGAGGAtgtagcggcggcggcgcgacgagGGTCGCAACTGATGGCTTGGAGACGTAGGGAGCAGCGACTGGTGGCGTTCAAACCCTAACCCCCATGGCAGTGCTCTGCGAGGAAGACGAATTAGAGATCTGGAGACGGAGGGAGCGGAGATGGGAGGCGCACGAGTAGGAGAGAGGTGCCGCTCAAACCCTAGCCACCATGGCTTACCGTGCGAGGTGAGAGGGCGAGCAGGCGACGCCGACGTCGCACGCGAGAGAGAGGAGCGACAGGACGGGGAGGAGAGAGAAATTTTGTATTTAGCCCCTCAGTTCCTTCCAATTCGCAAGCCCTTCCGACCCCGTGCACGCCTCTTTCAATCTGAAGGGATTTATTTCCTCTCCTCTTTTATTTCCAAATATCTCTACCCACTCCTCAGGGCACGGGAAAAGACTGAAATACCCTTTCCTCCTGTGAGGGAAACTGGACGCACGCCCAACCATCGGTTCGCTCGCCGGCACCTCCCTGGCCGGCGGCGGGGGGGTCGGCCAAGCGTCGGTGCAGGGTGGCCGCCTGGCCGGCGCGGGTACTGCTACCCTAGCTGCGGGCCGGCGGGGAGAGCGGGCGGGGGTCGCGTGAGTAGAGCAGAcaggtggccggcggcggggcggcgGGCGGGCAGGGGCCGGCGCCGGAGTAGCCCGCGACGGCAACGTCGAGCGCTAGCGGCCGCCAAGTCACGCTGCCCGCGACTCTGAGTCGAGCGAACGAGAGTCCCGAGGCAGTTTAGTCCTTTTTTTTCTGTGGCCGGAGTACAGAGGATAATATGTTGGAAATAAAAAATAAGAGTAAATTTGA encodes:
- the LOC136477927 gene encoding protein RMD5 homolog — its product is MEIDSLREGFDRVAEKRSLSSAKALEVVDQIVNEVEQAIVKLQMMNTDSTGNVDHPSILAELKAKLNEMAPLNQLEGSQKELNGALSKYLKVLEKSFNPDISKAYRNVDFEVHTVNNIIANHFYRQGLFDLGDMFVHDCGELGGASLKLPFQEMYAILEAMKARNLEPALSWAAKNHDQLLQNGSMLEFKLYQLQFVEILSKGSRDEAKDDALLYARTHLVPFAAVHKEEFQKLMACLLWVGRLDQSPYSELMSSAHWEKLAEELTYQFCSLLGQSRESPLSVAVSAGFQGLPTLLKLTQVMAAKKQEWQVMKQLPVPIDIGPEFQYHSVFVCPVLREQSSDENPPMRMPCGHVVSKQSIMKLSKSSSRPFKCPYCPSEAVASHCKQLHF